One Vibrio taketomensis DNA window includes the following coding sequences:
- a CDS encoding DMT family transporter yields the protein MPLFSTLALAMIAFAANSILCRLALTQGLIDPSSFTFIRLWSGAITLAIVILGSQRTQLKSRAESLRFSFYAGLSLFAYAALFSFAYLKLTAGTGALLLFGAVQLSLLALHRFQGLRFRRLEVVGALISLMGFVSLMLPSAHQPDPLSALMMIGAGIAWAAFTALGKQASTPTAGTAWGFIAAAIISLLLLPTMDYYTISRDGMLLAALSGSVTSALGYLLWYQVLPKISLLQAAISQLSVPAIALVLGALLLSETLTLRETLISSVILSGIALVFWTKHNHQITTEK from the coding sequence ATGCCTCTCTTTTCGACTCTCGCGCTGGCCATGATCGCCTTTGCCGCTAATTCTATTTTATGTCGCCTAGCTTTAACTCAAGGGTTAATCGACCCGAGCAGTTTCACGTTCATCCGTTTATGGTCTGGGGCAATCACATTAGCAATAGTGATACTTGGGAGTCAGCGAACTCAGCTCAAGTCTCGAGCAGAATCGCTACGTTTTAGTTTTTATGCTGGCTTAAGTCTTTTTGCTTATGCCGCCCTTTTCTCTTTCGCTTACCTCAAACTAACCGCAGGCACTGGCGCATTACTTTTATTTGGAGCAGTACAACTGTCTTTGTTGGCACTTCATCGCTTTCAAGGACTGCGCTTTCGCCGTTTAGAAGTGGTGGGCGCTCTCATTTCACTTATGGGCTTTGTTAGCTTGATGCTACCGTCTGCTCATCAACCGGATCCGCTATCGGCACTGATGATGATCGGGGCTGGAATTGCATGGGCGGCCTTCACTGCCCTTGGCAAACAAGCTTCCACTCCAACAGCGGGAACTGCTTGGGGATTTATCGCCGCAGCGATTATAAGTTTGTTGTTATTACCGACGATGGATTATTACACAATAAGCCGCGATGGAATGCTACTGGCTGCGCTTTCCGGCTCAGTCACTTCGGCATTAGGTTATCTACTTTGGTATCAAGTGTTGCCTAAGATCAGCCTGTTGCAAGCGGCCATCAGTCAGCTCTCAGTGCCCGCAATTGCACTGGTACTCGGTGCCCTATTACTCAGTGAGACGTTAACACTACGTGAAACCTTAATTAGCAGTGTCATTCTTTCTGGTATCGCATTAGTGTTTTGGACCAAACACAACCATCAGATCACGACCGAAAAATAA
- a CDS encoding alpha-L-glutamate ligase-like protein, with protein sequence MFLSRLRERYTSPSKLKHKGIMGMNQRNHSYIGRYNDRSKYPLVDDKLKTKIIAEAAGATVPKLIGVIRSQADVPKIHDMVKDWPGFVIKPAQGSGGKGILVITSHKDGTYTKPSGSSINKEDVERHISNALAGLFSLGGKNDVAVVENLIKFDDCFDGFSYEGVPDVRIIVFKGYPVMAMMRCSTAASDGKANLHQGAVGVGLDIATGRAIRAVQFDRPLSHHPDTGKDLMTLQVPHWEKLLVLASSAWEMTGLGYMGTDMVLDKEEGPMVLELNARPGLAIQIANGAGLLPRLRHIESLGTPGRYPTPEERVAYAAKQFGTHRE encoded by the coding sequence ATGTTCTTATCTCGTCTACGTGAGCGTTATACCTCGCCTTCCAAGTTAAAGCATAAAGGTATTATGGGCATGAATCAGCGCAACCATAGCTATATTGGTCGCTACAATGATCGCTCAAAATACCCATTGGTGGATGACAAGCTCAAAACCAAAATCATTGCAGAAGCCGCCGGAGCAACCGTTCCTAAGTTAATTGGCGTAATTCGAAGCCAAGCAGACGTGCCAAAAATTCACGACATGGTGAAAGATTGGCCGGGATTTGTGATTAAACCGGCGCAAGGCAGTGGTGGTAAAGGCATCTTAGTGATTACCTCACACAAAGATGGTACTTACACCAAGCCGTCAGGTTCTAGCATCAACAAAGAAGATGTCGAACGCCATATCAGTAATGCACTGGCAGGCCTCTTCTCACTCGGTGGTAAGAACGATGTTGCCGTGGTTGAGAACTTAATTAAGTTTGACGATTGCTTTGATGGTTTCAGCTATGAAGGCGTGCCTGACGTCCGCATTATTGTATTCAAAGGTTACCCTGTGATGGCAATGATGCGCTGCTCAACTGCAGCTTCAGATGGCAAAGCGAACCTCCACCAAGGTGCGGTTGGCGTTGGGTTAGATATTGCGACTGGCCGAGCGATTCGGGCAGTGCAATTTGACCGTCCATTGAGTCATCATCCCGACACTGGCAAAGACCTAATGACACTACAAGTGCCGCACTGGGAAAAGCTATTAGTACTGGCTTCTAGCGCATGGGAAATGACCGGTCTTGGCTATATGGGTACTGACATGGTTCTCGATAAAGAAGAAGGACCAATGGTACTAGAGCTAAATGCCCGCCCAGGACTGGCGATTCAAATCGCTAATGGTGCAGGCTTGTTACCACGTCTACGTCATATTGAAAGCTTAGGCACGCCAGGGCGTTACCCTACCCCTGAAGAGCGCGTTGCCTACGCCGCCAAACAGTTTGGTACTCATCGCGAGTAA